A region from the uncultured Ilyobacter sp. genome encodes:
- the miaB gene encoding tRNA (N6-isopentenyl adenosine(37)-C2)-methylthiotransferase MiaB, whose protein sequence is MKKKAAIITYGCQMNVNESAKIKKILQDMGYEITEDVNESDAVFLNTCTVREGAATQIYGKLGELKHIKEKRGMIIGVTGCFAQEQGEELAKKVKSIDIVMGNQNIGKIPQAIEKIESGDFKYVIYVGDEDELPPRLDADFDSKKTAYSTITYGCNNFCTYCIVPYVRGRERSVPMSQLLGEIKDFVEKGFKEIILLGQNVNSYGKDFKNGDNFAKLLEEICKIDGDFIVRFMSPHPRDFTDELIDVIAKNEKIARSMHLPIQAGSSRVLGLMNRGYKKEEYIALAEKIKRSIPGSSITTDVIVGFPGETEEDFLDTIDVAKRVKFENAYMFMYSPRKGTKAAEMGGQIDQETKKERLHRLIEVQNALSKEQSVSYIGTVQRVLAEGPSRKNADVMCARTSTNKVVLFKGDPTLEGEFINLKITDANTWTLYGDIVE, encoded by the coding sequence ATGAAGAAAAAAGCAGCAATTATAACATATGGTTGTCAAATGAATGTAAATGAAAGTGCAAAAATAAAAAAAATATTACAGGATATGGGATATGAGATCACAGAGGATGTAAACGAATCAGATGCTGTATTCCTGAATACATGTACAGTGAGAGAGGGAGCCGCCACCCAGATATATGGAAAATTAGGAGAACTAAAGCATATAAAAGAAAAAAGAGGGATGATTATAGGTGTGACAGGCTGCTTTGCCCAGGAACAGGGAGAGGAACTTGCAAAAAAAGTCAAGTCAATAGACATAGTTATGGGTAACCAGAACATAGGGAAGATACCACAGGCCATTGAAAAAATAGAGTCGGGTGATTTTAAATATGTCATCTATGTAGGAGATGAAGATGAGCTTCCTCCGAGACTGGATGCAGATTTTGATTCTAAAAAAACAGCTTATTCCACAATAACTTACGGATGCAATAATTTTTGTACATATTGCATCGTCCCATATGTTAGAGGAAGAGAAAGATCGGTTCCAATGAGCCAGCTCTTAGGTGAAATAAAAGATTTTGTAGAAAAAGGTTTTAAGGAGATAATACTTCTGGGTCAAAATGTAAACTCCTATGGAAAAGATTTTAAAAATGGAGATAACTTTGCAAAACTTTTAGAGGAGATATGTAAAATAGATGGAGATTTCATAGTTAGATTCATGTCTCCCCACCCCAGAGATTTCACAGATGAGCTTATAGATGTCATAGCTAAAAATGAGAAAATAGCAAGATCAATGCACCTTCCTATCCAGGCTGGTTCCTCTAGAGTGCTAGGACTTATGAACAGAGGGTACAAAAAGGAAGAGTATATAGCCCTTGCAGAAAAGATAAAAAGATCCATACCTGGAAGCTCCATAACCACAGATGTCATAGTTGGATTTCCTGGAGAAACAGAGGAGGACTTCCTAGATACAATAGATGTTGCAAAAAGAGTCAAGTTTGAAAATGCCTATATGTTTATGTACTCACCTAGGAAAGGGACAAAAGCCGCTGAAATGGGGGGTCAGATTGACCAGGAGACAAAAAAAGAGAGGCTTCACAGACTTATAGAGGTTCAGAATGCACTATCTAAAGAGCAGAGTGTGAGCTATATAGGCACTGTCCAGAGAGTATTGGCAGAAGGACCGAGCAGAAAGAACGCCGATGTGATGTGTGCGAGGACATCTACAAATAAAGTTGTTCTGTTTAAAGGAGACCCCACACTGGAGGGGGAGTTTATAAACTTAAAAATAACAGACGCAAATACTTGGACTCTTTATGGAGATATAGTAGAATAA
- a CDS encoding voltage-gated chloride channel family protein, with translation MSFNDKLRKFILLAYLIKWIFFTSIIGIFSGTASAFFLISLDLATKFRTSNPSIILLLPLGGFVVGLIYHRFGKEVEGGNNLILSQIHNPDKLLKLRMAPLVLLGTIVTHLLGGSAGREGSAIQMGASISDQITHIFSMSKRNRKIVLIAGMAAGFGSVFGTPLAGALFGLEVFVIGKMSYEAILPSFLASIIADEVTQNWWGVHHSVYRVPLIPEATIKSIIWISLAGILFGLAGRAFSLLTSRWKEFLKDKIKFPPLRAGIGGLIIVTLTYILGSYRYNGLGLDTISESFIVRLPFYVFAFKILFTAITLGSGFKGGEVTCLFFIGSALGNSLSALVPLPMALMAGMGFVAVFAAASNTPIACTIMAIELFGGETGIFAGIACIVAYLFSGHASIYSSQIIGVSKHEDFHLHQGRSIGDISKDQKKFDS, from the coding sequence ATGAGTTTTAACGACAAACTAAGGAAATTTATACTCTTAGCATATCTTATAAAATGGATTTTTTTTACATCCATAATAGGAATTTTTTCAGGAACCGCATCGGCTTTTTTCCTAATATCCCTTGATTTGGCAACAAAATTCAGAACGTCAAATCCATCTATTATACTCCTGCTTCCCCTAGGTGGTTTTGTGGTGGGACTGATCTATCACAGATTTGGAAAGGAGGTAGAGGGCGGAAACAACCTCATACTTTCCCAGATACACAATCCAGACAAACTTCTGAAATTACGTATGGCTCCCCTTGTCCTATTAGGCACCATAGTGACCCATCTCTTGGGAGGTTCTGCAGGAAGGGAGGGCAGTGCCATACAGATGGGGGCATCTATCTCTGATCAGATTACACATATATTCTCCATGAGCAAAAGGAACAGGAAGATAGTTCTCATAGCAGGTATGGCGGCAGGTTTTGGTTCGGTCTTCGGCACCCCTCTGGCAGGAGCACTGTTCGGATTGGAAGTTTTTGTCATCGGCAAGATGAGCTATGAAGCCATTCTTCCATCTTTTCTGGCATCCATCATAGCAGATGAAGTTACCCAGAACTGGTGGGGGGTGCACCACTCTGTGTACAGAGTTCCACTGATACCAGAAGCCACGATAAAAAGCATTATCTGGATTAGCCTTGCCGGTATTTTATTTGGTCTGGCAGGAAGAGCGTTTTCCCTTTTAACGAGCCGGTGGAAGGAGTTTCTAAAGGATAAAATAAAATTTCCTCCTCTCCGTGCAGGTATAGGGGGTTTGATAATAGTGACTTTGACTTATATTCTTGGATCATACAGGTACAACGGACTGGGTCTTGATACAATTTCTGAATCTTTTATTGTCCGCCTGCCATTTTATGTCTTTGCTTTTAAAATATTATTTACCGCAATAACTCTTGGGTCAGGATTCAAAGGAGGAGAAGTGACCTGTCTCTTTTTCATAGGTTCTGCCCTGGGAAACTCCCTTTCTGCACTAGTCCCTCTCCCTATGGCTCTCATGGCTGGGATGGGATTTGTAGCGGTATTTGCAGCAGCTTCAAACACACCTATAGCCTGCACCATAATGGCCATAGAGTTGTTCGGAGGGGAAACTGGCATCTTTGCAGGAATAGCTTGTATAGTGGCCTATCTTTTTTCGGGACACGCCAGTATCTACTCATCCCAGATTATTGGGGTGAGCAAGCACGAGGATTTCCATTTACACCAGGGAAGGTCTATAGGGGATATCTCAAAGGATCAAAAAAAGTTTGATTCATGA
- a CDS encoding N-glycosylase/DNA lyase, giving the protein MMEKEYFDKIYGVYTDIKGDIEKRLEEFKEIWFSGNNEDIHIELSFCVLTPQSKARNAWKAISALRDSRLLFTGEEEDIVEYLNVVRFKNNKAKNLVLLREQMKNKDGDIITKDFISKIGDVFEMREWLVKHVRGIAYKEASHFLRNVGFGDDIAILDRHILRNLVRLGVIDEIPKTITGKKYKEIEEKMRKYCSKTSIPMDNFDLLLWYLEAGEIFK; this is encoded by the coding sequence ATTATGGAAAAAGAATATTTTGATAAAATATACGGAGTTTATACTGATATAAAAGGAGATATAGAGAAAAGACTGGAAGAATTTAAAGAGATCTGGTTTTCTGGAAATAATGAAGATATTCACATAGAACTTTCTTTCTGTGTGTTGACACCTCAGTCTAAGGCTAGAAATGCATGGAAGGCAATAAGTGCACTGAGAGACAGCCGTCTTTTGTTCACGGGAGAGGAAGAGGATATTGTAGAATATCTCAATGTTGTTAGATTTAAAAACAACAAGGCTAAGAATTTGGTTTTATTGAGAGAACAGATGAAAAACAAAGACGGGGATATAATAACAAAGGACTTTATTTCAAAAATAGGCGATGTTTTTGAAATGAGAGAGTGGCTTGTAAAGCATGTGAGAGGAATAGCCTACAAGGAGGCAAGTCATTTCTTGAGAAATGTCGGTTTCGGAGATGATATAGCTATTCTAGACAGGCATATTTTGAGAAATCTTGTAAGACTGGGAGTGATAGATGAGATTCCTAAAACAATAACTGGTAAAAAATACAAGGAGATAGAGGAGAAAATGAGGAAATACTGTAGTAAAACCAGTATTCCAATGGATAACTTTGATCTTTTGCTGTGGTACCTAGAAGCCGGAGAAATATTTAAATAA
- a CDS encoding TSUP family transporter, which yields MEIVILGIGMFAAGFIDSIAGGGGLISVPALLMTGMPPHMALGTNKMAAALGSFTSSYEFFKSNKLNKQLLKMLIPFAFMGAVLGVVTVQYISPKILEILIPFMIFAVAIYTVISKKVGMANEYTGIDGKNSLLGKLLTSALGFYDGFFGPGTGTFFMFGLVKIFKFDFTVATANTKVLNFTTGFAALLTFIFNGQVNIKYGAISAVFIIVGSKMGSKMAIKNGAKFIKPIFVVMSLVMAFKMAINL from the coding sequence ATGGAAATAGTTATTCTGGGAATCGGAATGTTTGCAGCGGGATTTATAGATTCTATCGCTGGAGGGGGAGGACTCATAAGTGTCCCTGCACTTTTAATGACAGGAATGCCACCTCACATGGCTTTGGGAACGAATAAAATGGCCGCTGCTTTAGGTAGCTTTACAAGCAGTTATGAGTTTTTTAAAAGCAATAAGTTAAATAAACAACTACTTAAAATGCTTATTCCTTTTGCATTTATGGGAGCTGTTTTAGGAGTGGTGACCGTGCAGTACATCTCACCCAAGATCCTTGAAATACTGATTCCATTTATGATTTTCGCAGTTGCAATATACACAGTGATATCAAAAAAAGTAGGGATGGCAAATGAATATACTGGAATAGACGGTAAAAACAGTCTTCTCGGAAAATTACTCACATCGGCCCTAGGGTTTTACGACGGATTTTTCGGACCGGGTACAGGGACATTTTTTATGTTCGGACTTGTAAAAATATTTAAATTTGATTTTACTGTCGCCACTGCAAACACAAAAGTTTTAAACTTTACAACTGGGTTTGCAGCTCTTTTAACATTTATATTCAACGGACAGGTAAATATAAAATATGGTGCCATTTCGGCAGTTTTTATAATTGTAGGTTCTAAGATGGGATCTAAGATGGCCATAAAGAACGGAGCCAAATTTATAAAACCTATTTTTGTAGTTATGTCTCTCGTGATGGCATTTAAAATGGCAATTAATTTGTAA
- the cdd gene encoding cytidine deaminase produces the protein MLMNEKEILELIDEAIEARENAYVKYSGFKVGAVVIDEKGNHYRGANVENASYGLSNCGERTAIFSAVTNGMKNIAVICIVADTARPVSPCGACRQVIKEFAYEDTAVILANLKKEYKILSIEDLLPCGFEL, from the coding sequence ATGCTTATGAATGAAAAAGAGATATTAGAACTGATAGATGAAGCTATAGAGGCCAGGGAAAACGCCTATGTAAAATATTCTGGATTCAAGGTGGGGGCAGTGGTTATCGATGAAAAGGGTAATCATTATAGGGGAGCAAATGTGGAAAATGCTTCCTATGGTCTCAGCAACTGCGGAGAAAGGACGGCAATATTTTCAGCCGTGACAAATGGTATGAAGAATATCGCTGTAATATGCATAGTGGCAGACACAGCTAGACCTGTGAGCCCTTGCGGGGCCTGCAGACAGGTTATAAAAGAGTTTGCCTATGAGGACACGGCAGTCATACTGGCAAATCTAAAAAAAGAGTATAAAATTCTCTCTATAGAGGATCTCCTTCCCTGTGGATTTGAACTGTAA